The Saccharothrix violaceirubra genome segment GCAGCTGACAGATCGACCGGAAGGTCCCCCGGACGCGACGTCCGGGGGACCTTCCCTTGTCCGGGGACGTGGAGGGCCGCCCGTGATGGCCGGACCTTCGAGCGCCGAGACTTACTACCGCTGGTAGCATCAAGTCATGACCGCTCGCGACCCCGCCGACGAGAGTGCCCGCCCGCACCCGGGCCGGGCCGACTCGGTCGCGAGGCTCGCCAGACAGCTGGGATTCCTGCACGACGAGGGGAAAGCACCCGAGGCGTTCGCGTCTACGGCTCGTACCGAACACGGCCACGACGAGCGTCCGTTGGGACGCGCACGCAAGGTGAGCGTGTCCATGCCCGAAGAGCTGACGGTCGCGGTCCAACGGCGGGTCGGACGCGGCGAGTTCAGCCAGTACGTCACCGAGGCCGTCACACGCCAGTTGGAGTTGGACCTGCTGGGCGATCTGGCCGCACTGCTCGCCGAGGAACACGGCGCGGTGCCCGAAGAGTTCCTGGCAGAGGCTGGAGCGGCGTGGCCGGACGTCGAGTGATGAGCGGCGGAACGCTGGTCCTGGACAGCGAGGGCCTGGTCAAGATCGCGGCCGGCGACTCCCGGGCACGGGCCTACCTGGAGACCGCGCGGACCCGCGGGGCGCGCGTCGTCGTCAGCGCCGTCACCTTGGCCGAGGTGTTGCGCGGCGGTCACCGGGACACCGCGGTGCATCGCGTGCTGTCCCGGATCGTCGTCACGCCCGTGACCCCGGAACTCGGACGCGCCGCCGGAGAACTCCTGGGCTCGACCGGGCTGTCCGGGCATCGCTGCGCCATCGACGCGATGGTCGCGGCGACCGCGTTGCGGCAGGGGCGCCCCGTGGTGCTGCTGACCAGCGACCCCGACGACTGGGAACGTCTGGTCGAGGAGCCTGAGCGGGCCAAGGAACAGCGTGTCGTGGTCGTGCACATCTGACCGTCGGGCAAGGTTCTCGTGGCAGACTGGATTCCATGATCTACGGAATCGAGTTCTCCACGCGCCGGTGAGCGCGCGTATCTCCGTCGACCGCGTGTACGGCGCCGACCGGTCCGGGCGGCCTACCCGGGTCGCGGTCGGGCATGGTTTCGCGGCCGTCGTCGAACGGGTCGGCACGTCCTGGTGGCATGGGCGGCAAGGGACTCCCTGGAGGTACGTCCTCCGGGTGTACCGGGGCTCGGAGGAGCTGCACGCGGTCGACCTGCCGTGGGCGGTGAACGCGGTGACCTTCCACCCCACGTCGCCGGTGCTGGTGTTCGCGGCCGGGCAGTACGACGGCGGCTATCGGCATCACGGGCGGTTGTCGTGGCTGGACCTGACCACGGGCGACGTCCACACGGTGCTCGACGAGAACGTGCGCCGGTTGGCGTGGGTCGACCGGACGTTGGTCGCCGATGCCGCACCGCCGTTCGAACTCGACGGCGCCGAGGCCGCCACCAGGTACACGATCGACTGGGAAGGGATGCCTGACGTGCGCACGCACGTCCTGATCCCCATCCCTCCGCATCCGGACGACGACCCCGGGACACCGGGCCGTGGGGCGATCCACGCGGTCCGCGCCCTGTCCGACGGGCGGGTTCTCGTGGCCGGTGCGGATGGTCTCGCCTGCCTCGACCAGCCAGGTCCATTGTGGACTGTCGAGGGTGCGGCTCACCAGATCGTGGTCGACGGTGACGGCCTGATCGTGAACCAGTCGGCGGACGGCGTGGTGCTGCGGGTGTCCCTGGACGGCGTGGTGTCGTCCCGTCGGACGTTCGACCATCCCATCGTGTTGACCTCCACCATGACCGGACGCGTTCTGGTGCACAGCCACGCGCACCCGGTCGGGCAGTTGCTCGACGGCGGCACGGTCGACCTGGGCCGGACCGATGCCGTCAACGGCCTGTTCGACATCGCTCGTGCGCCGGACCTGCTGGTGGTGAAGGACAGGTGGGTCGTCGGCGTGTCGAGCGGGCCGCTGTTCCCGTTGGAGTGGGACGAGGAGCGCGACGCCCGCCTGTCGGGCGGTGTCGGCGCGTACCTGCCGGACCGCCCGTCCCTCGTGCACACCGGTCAGGTGCACCGGGCGTGCGGAACGGTCGGCGGTTTCGTCGTCCGCCGCTCGTACCCGGACGGGGCGGCGGAATGGGTGACGACCACCGCGACCCGCGCGCTCGCATCGGACGCCGACGCCGAGTTCACGTGGGTGGCGACGATCGGCCGTGATCTCACGGTGCTGTCGAGCGGGACGGGGGCCGAGATCGCCCGACTCCCGCTGGCGGACCACGGGATTCCGCTCGCGGTGGGCCTGGCGGGTCGGGGAAAGGTCGTGGTGGGCACGGATCTGGGACGGCTGCTGTACTGCTCGCTCGACTAGGGTGGATCGCATGCGTGCACGTGGACCCCTGGGCTTCCGGTAGTTGCCGCCGGGAAGGTCCCGAGCGGTGTACTCCGGGGGAGTCCCATGTCCCGCACCGCACATCCCCGCACGGTCGAGGGGTCTCGGCCGTGGCGCTCGATCGTCGTGGTCGACCTGCGCTACGACCACGCTTGCTTCGCCGAGGCGCGGGGCGAACGCCCTCGTCCCCGGCTGATCCGCCGCCGGGTGGCGGTCCACCGTTTTCCGCGTGGGCGCAACGACTCGGACGTCCGTGACCGCGCCCAGGTCCAGGAGCGTCGGGCACGCCGACGGCTTCGGCGTGAGCTGTACCTGGCCCGGGTCGCCGGGCTGGAGGACGTGGTGCCCGCACGGCATCGGCGTGACGCCCTCTATCACGGGTGAGGTGGGGTGGTCGTGTCGCCTCCGCCTCGACGGAACCGAATGAAAACCGGGTGACGCGCGATAAAGTGCCAGGTCAGGAAGCGTCTTCCCCGCGCACGCGGGGGTGGTCCCCACTGGGAGTACACGGGCTCGGGCCACCGCGAGTCTTCCCCGCGCACGCGGGGGTGGTCCCGGGGGGCGTTCGCCATTTCTGGGCTCCGTGCCGTCTTCCCCGCGCACGCGGGGGTGGTCCGCCCGACGGTGAGGGCGAAGGGCCGGCCGACACGTCTTCCCCGCGCACGCGGGGGTGGTCCGATGTCGTGCCGAGATGGCCGGCCGCCGCGCAGCGTCTTCCCCGCGCAGGCGGGGGGGTCGGCATCGTCGATGGGAACGCACACCGCGTACTCGTCTTCCCCGGCGCCGGCGGGGGTGGTCCCCACCCACGACCAAGCGCACGCGCGCCCCAGCAGTCTTCCCCGCGCAGGCGGGGGTGGTCCCCAGATCCGCGAACTCCCCGTCGGGCAGGCCCTGTCTTCCCCGCGCAGGCGGGGGTGAGGTTCGAAATGTGCTGATCAACCCACATGACCCCGTTTTGTCGGTGGTGGTCGCTAGCTTGTGCTCAGTCCACGCGGAGCCCAGGGAGCGAGCACATGTCAGGCACGACGTACCTCGAACTGTCCGAAACGGGCGGTGGGGCGCACAAGTTCTACGAGGTGCGGGTCGACGGCACCGAGGTCACGATCACCTACGGTCGGATCGGGGAGCAGGGGCAGATCCGGACCGCCTCGTTCGCCGACCACGACAAGGCGGTCAAGGCCGCCGAGAAGAAGATCGGCGAAAAGGTGCGCAAGGGCTACGCCCCGGCAGTGAAGGGCATGCGCCAGCGCAGAGCGGTGAGCCGCCGGCAGATCGTGAGCACCCGCTCGACCGCCCGCCAGGCCCCCGTCCTGTGGCGGTTCGCGTCCGGCGCTCCCGCGTTCGGCATCTTCATCGGCGAGGACCACGCCTGGGTGGGCAACGAGAACGGGGACGTCTACACGCTCACCCACGACGGCCGGGTCACCGGGCGGTTCGGGTTGCCCGACTCGGTCAAGTGCATCGTGGCCGACGACTTCTGGATCTACGCCGGTTGCGACGACGGCAACGTCTACGACCTGGGCGCCAAGGTCCCCCGGGTCGCCTACGAGATCGCCGACGACGTGGACATCTACTGGCTGGACATCCACGACGGCGTGCTCGGCGTCTCCGACCGCAAGGGCGGCGTCACGGTCGTGGATCACGAGGACGAGTTCCAGTGGTCGCGCCCGGCCAACGGGGACAGCGCGTGGATGGTGCGCTGCTCCGACGAGGGCGTCTTCCACGGGCACTCCGGTGGCGTGACGCGCTACTCCGAGCGCGGTGACCGGGTCTGGCACTCCGACACCGTGGGCAGTGTGCTGTTCGGCTGGCAGGAGCGCACCGAGGTGTTCGCGGGCACGAGCCGGTCGCGGGTGCACCGGTTCGCCAAGTCCGACGGCCGCGAGACCGGCGTCTACGTGTGCGACGCGGCCGTGTTCTCGTGCGCCACCTCGCCCGAC includes the following:
- a CDS encoding type II toxin-antitoxin system VapC family toxin; the protein is MSGGTLVLDSEGLVKIAAGDSRARAYLETARTRGARVVVSAVTLAEVLRGGHRDTAVHRVLSRIVVTPVTPELGRAAGELLGSTGLSGHRCAIDAMVAATALRQGRPVVLLTSDPDDWERLVEEPERAKEQRVVVVHI
- a CDS encoding WGR domain-containing protein, with product MSGTTYLELSETGGGAHKFYEVRVDGTEVTITYGRIGEQGQIRTASFADHDKAVKAAEKKIGEKVRKGYAPAVKGMRQRRAVSRRQIVSTRSTARQAPVLWRFASGAPAFGIFIGEDHAWVGNENGDVYTLTHDGRVTGRFGLPDSVKCIVADDFWIYAGCDDGNVYDLGAKVPRVAYEIADDVDIYWLDIHDGVLGVSDRKGGVTVVDHEDEFQWSRPANGDSAWMVRCSDEGVFHGHSGGVTRYSERGDRVWHSDTVGSVLFGWQERTEVFAGTSRSRVHRFAKSDGRETGVYVCDAAVFSCATSPDGEFVFAGDNQSSVYCFAADGTRLWKLATGCGSAFSMQYRDERLYLVTTDGSLACVDASPAAVHAAEQGQLPQRQDIKAGAIERVEATAEVEIVSHVDAGEGVVVECTQEGGRIRVHVVSDGYNRSWGVQFPKQIRVPGARYLVSEVLTSASGSFYRARGEIKRIR